A region of the Larus michahellis chromosome 4, bLarMic1.1, whole genome shotgun sequence genome:
GCTCTGTTCCCACACATCATCTGTCCCGGCTGAATGACAGCGGCGAGTGTGGTTGGCCCTACAGCATGTCTTTAATGATGGCTGCCACTGGTGACCCTGCAGGGCTTCCACAAACCTGTGTGGCACCCTAGCTCTGACGGGAGGCATCAAGCAGGGAGTCGTGAGAAGCGTGGTACAGCCTCACGTCCCCACGCTCCTACAGAGCTGGCACCAGGCAGCACATGGAGCCAATAAATGCCACGTTAACCCCAAACTAAGTTATCGGAAGAGTTTAAGCAGATGGAGCCTGCTGTGCTCCAAAACAGtgcttctccatttttttcaaattgtgaCCTTTAAAAAAGTTTCTGCTGGATTTTTGTAGCTTCTAACAAATAAGCATCACTGTCCACATTCTCAATTCTCTTGCACGGACCTGACAATTGCTCTGAGGGGTGTTTTCTGCCTCGTGGCCACATTTCCAATGTCACAGTTTAGTGAAAAACTTGTTTTTTCAGGCTGTGCTTGCAGGGGCTCTCCTAGGCTCTATTTTCTGTTGCCACTTGCAGTCCTTACCTCTGTGGCgtgctgctctttctttcttcGAATCCCATCGTGGTGTTCCTCCCCAAGTTGGATGAGGTCCATCTCCAGCCTCTCCCTCAGTTCCAAAACTCGGCTATCAATGCTTTCTGCCATTTCTACAGGATTTGCACGTGTACCAACGTCACCTGGTGTCAAACTCCTGCAGAACAGACACAGCAGCTGTGCTGCTTCGAGAGATGTCGCCACCATCCTGACCTTCCTACCCCCCGCAGTGGGAACACGCGACACCGTATGAGCCCGGGGAGATGTGGATGCCCACACCACCCTGCACCTCCTCCGGAGAAGGGGAGCCCGTGTTTCTCTTGGGGATCCCTCCGCTTTGGGTTGGGGAGGGGACCCGCAGGCCAGATCCTGCTGGAGACCCTGTGCTGTATTTACCTCTTCTTCTGGGTTTTCCTAGCATTCCTTTTCTTGCCTCCATAGCAGACAGACTCCGAAAAGAGTACCGAAtatttctgcagcagctcctccctgCGTTTACTTCCTCTCcgctccagctccctcagttccttctcctgcctcttcagcagcttcagaaagACCTTAATCTGCTGCAGTTCTGCGAGGCTGGCTGTCTGAGGctctaaaatagaaaataaagagagGCTGTTTTCTCTCACCCAGCATTTCTCAACCTGCTGCGATGCCTTTTGGGgtcagacaggtttttttcagcaCTGCCTTCATTcagcttttcctccctcttctcagCATCACAGGCAGCTCAATTCACCACCTGGTGGATGCCTGGCACGGGCATGGCCAGAAGAATTGCTGCCTTGTGGTCCTTTGGCCAGAGGAACACACTGGTGGTGATGTGCCAGTCTGTCTGTCTTGTGCCTTGCACCCTTTTCCACAGTTTTAAGTATCCCAAAGATAGCACAATTGTTAAGCCAGTTGGTAGCAATAATTATAAGGGAAAAGGTTTGTTATTTCATTACcgattttgtttttcaaaactgagTTACAAGGACAGGTGCTTTCATCCCTTCCAGTTTTAATGCCTGGCATTTCTTCAATTGTGAGGAAGAAATGAAAGGTCTTTTGAGGCAAATGAAAATGAGAGGGGAAGGATGCTGTGAACTGCTGGGAGAACTTGTTATCTGGCAGCACAAGTCAGTCAGATGTGGTTATCTGTGGCAGAAAGGCCACAGGGGGTTATCTTCGCAGGggaagtcactttttttttttggcttggaatGTGTAAAAATTAACAGATCGTGTGGGTGTGTCTGAAACACAGTGCTGTGCTGTGCAGGGCCAACTCCTTCTAAAAGGCTCCTACTGAGGAAACGTGAGGGTACAGCTTAAATGCAAGTCTAGACTCTCAAACCAGAGCCCACTGTGCTTCCATGGGATGAGATGCCTTTTATCAGAGCACGTATTTACAGTCATCACAGCTCTGTCCAGGGGaacatttttcttcaggaataacttttaaaaacaaaacttattTGGCAACATACCCTGAGCGCAACAGGTTTACTCTTGTGCCTTCAGCTCGGTTTTGTGGCACGATTCGGCACATCGGTTATGATTTTTTTGTATTGATTTGTGTCACACTGCATTAAGACAGAGAAGCAGGTGATCAAGACATGATTACAGAGGGTGCCCACGTGCTGAGGTCTCCCTGTGGCCACATCACCTCTGCTTTAGTCAGGGCAAAGGAACCACCGAATCCGGCCAGAGCAGGACTCGTGTGACAGCTCCAGCTCCTACCCTGCCATGGAGTTGACTTGCTGCAGCGTTGCTGCAACCAGTGGCCTCAGAGGGCTAAAGCTGGAGCAGTCCAAAGCTCTTCTGACCTACCCGTGCAGATGACAGTGGCCCAGCTTGTGTAAGGCATGGACCAGGGCAACTTCAAGCTTTTCTCCTCGAGACCCGCTGTGAGCTCGATCCCAGCCTGAGAGCTCGCCACACACCATGGCAGTTGTCAAAATGGGCAAATGGTGCCACAGGCAGGGAGACTGTGTCCTGAGCCTGAAGATTCACATGGTTTGTCTTTAGTGCTGGCTACAACAGGCAGGGTTGGGTCAGgtcttttttaatttgcaaaacagGCTTCATCTCTATCCCAGTCAGAAATCGGGCAGAGAGGGAACGTAAGATGACTGACAGGCCTCAGCCCATCTTACCTGCAATCTGCATCACTTCGATCACGTTTTCCTCCTTGGcgagagctgctgctcctgaaatcACAGAAGAGGATCCTGTTTATGTTCCACCCTGGATCTTTGGGTTGAAAACGGACAGCAGAGAGCTCATCAAGAACACAGGCTACATGAAGGGTGTTAGTGTGAATACAAAGGAATTAATTAAGCTGCTGAGATGCCTAAATGCTTGGGAACTTTGTTAACAGGCACAGCAGAAAGGGAACAGGATTCTCTGCCTTGCCAGAGAAAAAGGGCACTGGCTTTATATTAGCTGAATATTGCTAGTGATGATTTGGCACATGTAAACTTGTTTTGAATAGGTGGGAAGGATGTTCTGGTCTGAAATTTGAGAAAACTAATTGTTTTGATACCAACATATTTGAAAGGACACTAATCAGGTTGATACAGTTAATATGGAAGAAACCCTGATTAGCTGTCAATTACTTTACAACACAACAGAAGAGAATGAGGTAATCGAAGCGTGTGGCAGGGGAACATGCTCTTACCTTACCTGAGATCATGCTATCAGTTAGTTTGGATTAGAAGCATGTTCAAGGAATGCTCCTTCTGGCACTTTGACCAATACTACACCTTTAACATTTGTTGGCTATCTTGTTTTGTAAGGCCAAGAAAGTGCCAGTATGAAAGGAACAAACGTACTGTCAGAAAGATCGTTCTCTGCTAAAGCTTCTTTAAACCTAGTAATAAATGCTGACTTTGTCTTTTGATTTCTATCAAAGCAAATCCATTACTTTTTTTCAACTCATGTGAGTGGTCAGAGTTAAGTAGTTTTTGCCCTTGTTATGTTAACGGGTCCTCATTTAATCTAGTGGTCAAAACACAGGACTGTGCTCCATTCCCACTCCTGCAGAATGCCAGAGGTGGGATCTGCTCACTCTGAACTTGTAATGGGTCTTACAAAGAGTCTAGTGTTCATCTGAGCTGATGAATAAAATAACTACTAATCTTTAAAGCTCCCAAGTATTATACAACCAGACACTGGTGCAAGCACAGTTTCGTGAGATGCAGAGTTTTCAGGGGATCTAAACATACTTAAAATGTCAGAAATCAACAGTAATCTACAGAAAGAGGCCCTTGAAAAGGACAACAAAGAGGTGAAGAGCAGTGAGGTATTATGGGATAAAACCAAACGAGATCTTAAAACCTTTGTCTCACAGATATCCAGAATTACCATGTCTTTGCTCAAAATCAATATCCAATCTCCAATTTCACGCTTAAGGTGACAGACTACATCTGCCACAGGCCACTTCTCCCTTGGACAGTGGTTCCCTGTTAACGTAATTATCTCCCAGGGAACTCTGTGCTGAACCTGGAAAACTGAGGTGACCTATGAGAGTCCTCAGTTATGTGCAAGACAGCCCAGGGACCAGCAGCACTCGTTAGCCCTGCCTTGGAGGGGAAGGACGATGTTCACCCCAGTTGGGCCTTCAGCTTGTTTCCAGGTATTCTCAGAAGATACCCGAGATTACCTTTCTGTTGAGGAGTAAAAGAGTATGCACATCACACTCACCCCAGCCTGAGTCAGGGGATAACTACAACTTTTGCCATTAATGAGCAAAAAGCACCAGAATTTAAGCTGGTGACTTGGCCTGAGAGGTTCTGACCCCATTACCAAGGATCTTCAGCCTCCACCACTGTTTCTTTCAGACTTTTGAGTGTACAGGCTTTCTCTTCTACTTTTAGCTCAGCCCACATCCACAGCGTTACCTGCAGGCCCGTTAGAAAGAGGAGCGCTGAATTTCCTGGGGGAGTCTGGTATCCCGTTAGTTTCGGCAGATGGGAAGTTCCTTTGTGTGCCAGGCCTCTAAAACAACGATCAGAGGTAAAGCAAAGCTCTGTTATTTCAGGCTGAATCCATGCAACATGTTTTAGAGACAGTGACAGAACTTGGGAAAACTTACCTCCCCCGAGCCATCTTTCAGCTTAACCGATCTCTTGTCTTGCAGACTGAAGAACTTAATGGGGTTGGAGAGAGCAATAGTCAGATCTAGAAACAAAGAGGAGGTCTTTGCTCGGATTATCAAATAACGCATTGTACTCTGATTTTCCTTGCCTTCTGGTCTCCTTTCTGGCCTAGGTCAGGCAATTGTGGAGAAGGGATATTGTACATTCTCTGCTTCTAACTTCTCCCTGACAGCACCCAGGGAGGGGGCCGTCTGCACCTCAGTCCCTTTCTGAGGTGATGGCTCACAACTGGTGTTTAGCGCAGGTCTATGAAGCTGCAAAGAGCATACTGCTCCCAaaatccaaagccaggttaagacTTTCCTGACCCAGACAGCTCCCCGCTACAGTTCCAGTCCAATGCTGTATAAACTTGGTCTTTTTTACAAATATGTGTTAAAACCATCAATTTCACAGGATTTCCCCCACAAAGAAGGTTCATTTGGATTAACACAGGGGAAGAGACAGTAAACATGAGAAGTATTCACAGCTTCTGTGGCTGATGCTGTCACACGCTGCACGGCTTTGTTCATGATTGTTAAAAAGTTCTGTTTTTAACACCGCCAGTGGGGCTCCTTTCCCGACTCATCTCTCACTGTTTGGCCAACCCCTTTTTAAAGGCCGATCCCTGTATCTCAGTACCAGCAAGAACCTCCCTCTCTTCCAACAGGGAAGAGGAAAGCTCCTGTGCTCCCTAAAGCCCTATTCTCGTCAGCACCTGTTAGTTATCACCTCTTCACTCAAGGAAACCTCTCCCGGCTTATgaataaaagcagtaaaatgacCGACCCATTCCAAACCGGAGACAGCCACATCTGCACTGCACATCTGGCACGTGCGCCTCGGCCCATACAGGGAACCCGTCACAGTTACAGCGCGAGCATCCGCTCCTCTGATGAACGTGAGGGTGACATGTGCTGGCACGTGCTCACGTCCCACCCTGACACGGAATGAAGGGTGCAGCAGGAAAGCACCCCCCCAGGCTGGAAAAATGCTTCTGGCTCACAGTTTGGACAAAGCCAGAGCACCCCCACGCGCATTCTGACACATAACTACCTGCCCAAGCATCGGGAACGTAGTCCTTTACTTCCAGGTACACAAAGAGAGAAGGCATGGTGAGGGGCATGTTGCTTTCACTGCGGAGACAAATGTGGTGGTAGcctgaaaacagaaagcagaagaggtaAGCTGGCAGAACCTCTGTCCCTTCTTCTCTGTGTGTTCCAACAGTAAAACAAAGTCTCTCCTTACAGGAGGGCATGGTGAACATGGTACGGAATTAAGGTAAGGCTGTAACGAGATGAATTTGCAGGCTCCACTGCCTCCAGGAATGGAGAACAAGTAGCAAAATACGCAGATGTTCGTATCTTCTTTACAGCTCCCAATGGGTAGGCCGCAAGAGCACAACAGCTGAAGGAATTTCCACAAAATTTACCTGAGTGCACTGCAATAACAGGAATGACACGATGACCGATGAACTTCCCGCCTTCCTCCCAAGCCACAATTTTGAGAGACGCCAACTCAGGCATCATGATCTAAGGAAAAAACAGAGTAAGGCACCCATGTCCTCACCTCTAACTCCTAACAGCATACTGGCTTCACCAAGTAGAACTTTactctctcctccttccaccaAAACAATGCCGTCTCTCCAACGAATTCACTGCCAATTTCTGCATCTTGTAATGTAAGGCTACAGTTTATCACAGACATAAATGAATTCAcagaaacaccacaaaacacAGGCTTCTCAGAGGAGAGACTGCATGGGATCACAGGAGAGCACTTCACCTAAAGAAAAAACGGGGCAACAAACCCCCAGACCACAGCTTCCACGAAGCAATTCACCAGAGAAGGGAAGGAACTCGGGAGGATAATTTAGCAAACGTGGTAAATTTGCCATAAGGGCTCTTGCCTCCCTCCTCCGCCGTTTTCTTCTGCcataaaatgaactaaaaattaTTCTGCCAGAACTGTAGcctgaaaagtgttttctgaaatgAGGATAATATTTATCGACCACATCACAACTGGGCTGAAAATATCTGCTATTTCAGTGTGCTTGACAGAGGTGAATTGTGTAACTTGTATTTTTTTGCTACTGCAGAAAGGCCAAACATTACTATCACCTTTGACTTAACTTCCCCGTACCCCGTAGCTGGATTAGTGACCACTGAATTCTTGTGGACAAACAGGGCAGTTTTCTGTATTCTGGCACACCTGGAAACCTCCCTCTGGTCGCATTACTTCTCCAGTTTGTGTTTCTCATTTACAATCGAACCACAGACATTCAGTTCCTTTCTGCTTCCTGGTGCTTGACATTTTCAAAGCTGATGAGTCAATTCAGTCCGAAGTGCACCACAAATGGGAGACTTGATGCCTGTTATTTCCAGAAACGTCCCCATCGACCCCTTGTCTGTTCAGGGAAATACTGATGGAGGGTTGTTTTGGATATTTTGTTTGGATATTATCTGAGAAAGCGACACCTAACGCCTTGTGTGTTTAAATCCGTGACTGAGATCTCCAGAAGGGAGTCCCTTCTGTTGTGCAGTGCTTGTGGCCAGCAGGATCATTAAGGATTCTCTGTCTAAATTACTATCAAATGTAATtaccttttcaaaaacaaaagccTCCTCTTTCCATACAGGGTTAATAGAATTGGCAGTGGAGGTCAGTTTGGTTCTGTATTTGCGTTTTGTGTCCCTTGGCAACCCAAACAGCTCTACTTCCACATATGTCTTCACACTGCGGTCTGAGAGGAACTGACCAGAGAGTATCTACAAACAAGGAGAATCGGAATTAGCAACtgctgaaaagaataaaagagaagaaCCCATCCATACCTTCACCCCAAAGTCACTCTCCCACCCAAAACAtctcttctgctgcagcttcCAATCCACAACAGGCTTTTATTTTACCTCCACCCATGTTCCTTCAGCACTTCCTccaacctcctccctccccatcatTGCAGCCTTGGCTTCTTCTGTGTGGCAGATgctaattttccattttcatgcgattatgattaatttaaaatagcGAAAAGACTGGGAGTTGCCATGGTAACACTCTCCCACAGGACTCTCGGGGTTCATTTGCCACTAAGAACCCTACCGGATAATAAAGAGCGGGGACACAGATGCCAGTTATATACGTGGTGCCAGGAACTGGCTGTCAGGGGAGGAACAGCACCGTGGTTTGTACTTGCCGTGACAGACAGGGTACTTGCCACCACCACATCAATGCGGTCCACAGAGAAGGGGTCAAACTGCTTGTCCGGACGCCGCATGAATTCATGCTTGAGTAGGTAGCCACACTGGCCATTGAACTCAAACAGAGCCATGTTCTGCTGCATGGGGACATCTGAGATACAGAGGAACACAGTGAGAAAAATTTCTGTGGGACCTCATCAGGTGCCTGGTGTGCCACGAGTGAGCTGAAAGATGCTGTACTTTTACAGCCCCTGCGAGCCAAAGGCTCACAAAGCCATTTCAAAAACTAATTAAGCCTCTCAGCACCCTACagggaaaaatattaaagcagcTGCTGTATGAAAGGTAAGCGGTTTGCTTACGATTGCACCATAACTCATGGGTagaactaaattaaaaattagtttaagaaGTACCTGCCACTTTTGGGTGTGAAGTAAATAGTTGTCTGAACCCCTCTACTCCTTCCCCCTTTCATTTTGGGTCTCCTCGCAGTCCATCTTCTCCTCTGCCACTTCTCTTGAGAATGCTGCCTTGTGGTTTCTGACCCGTCTTCAGTATGATATCCTCTTCGTAACCCTTCTCTCACTCTCTCCCTTTTTAAGTTGCTTCACGTTTTCTCCTACTGATCCTACAGCTAGTCTCCTACGCTCTCTATACATAAGAcatggaggaaggaagagggataAAGAATAGCTTTCTCTGGAGActtttctttgtctccttctcATGCTAGATGTGCATCAAGGCAAGGCCCTTCTTCCCTGTTCAGGTCAAAATACTGGAAATAAACAGCAGAGCAGGCTAGTCCTGTAGCCAGATGGAGCTCTGCCCGCTGCCTCGCAGAAGAGGAAGCAGCTCAGGGGAAGTGGGAGTTTCTGATGCATTTGTGCATATTCTTTAGTCTGACATCACGTTACAGGACAGCCAGAGACAGTACCCAGACACTGGACGACAGCAAGGCCACCTGTGTGTGTACGCACTAGTGTGTAGGACCAGACACTGCGTGCCAGGCTTGTGCCGGGCCTAGAAAGGTGCTTTTGGTCTCTAGGAGATGGAGTCAAAGCCCATCACCACGCTGGGAGAAGCCACACAGAATAAACGCATTCAGGGAAGCGGCAGCGTTAGGAAATAGCAGCGAAAGAAGAGACAGTGAACATGAGCACACAGCCTCACCCACTCAGAAGCTGGAGGACAATGTGACACTCACCCATGGTCTGGAAGTTGAGTGCCACCATCTGACAGCCGACGTTCCAGAACATCTGGGGCAGGTAATTAGAGGAGTCCATCCGGGTGCCTTTGGGGTAAATCCGGCTCATCTGTCGCTTGTTATATCTACGGTTGCTCTATTGGAAACAAGTCTGGGGCACTCCTTGTGTACCCTGGGGCTACCTCATGTATTCAGATTATGAAAATTGTTTAAGCTCTCCTACCAAATGCTCAGAGCCTTCCagacaagaagaaagagagacCCTGGCAACAACAGGCTCCTTTCCCATACCCCTTCCACTTAAGGACAAGCATCTGGCAGCCTTGGCGTTCACTATAGCAGGATGCATCCTGTCAAGAATCTCTGTGAACAGCCTCCAAAGCCACCCTGGAAGATCCCAGGGAAGTGTCCCACCTGCACACTTTATATCTCTGATGAAGAGTTTAGCAGGTCCTGAAACCAGAAGCCAGTTGGATGTGTCTCGGCCTTACCCAAGCATCAGAATTAGCTCTCCTACTCCATACAACCAACTATACTGGACAAAGGCTGCCAAAAGGATACTCTACAAACTGCACGGGGAATTTGGTTAGTAGATCATAAGCCTTCAACTCCGTGAAGGAAGAGATGACATAACTCCGGTTCTTCTCTAGAAACAGAAgataagaaagcatttaaaagaaaggcatggaatcatagaaccgcccaggttggaagggacctttcagatcatcgagtccaaccatcagcctaactctgataaaaaccatcactaaaccatatctctaagcaccacgtctactcgtcttttaaatccctccagggatggtgccacaaccactgccctgggcagcctgttccaatgcttgataaccctttcagtgtaaaaatttttttctaatatccatcctaaacctcccctggcacaacttgaggcgtGTCCAGCCCCTATTCTGTGTGTGGGGCCTGATGGACCAGGGAAGCACTTGGCCTGTTTACTCCCACCTTCTACCAGGTACAATTTTCTATCAAGGCAATTTACCTTTCTCTGGTCCCTTGAAAAGGGACTGAAGAATAATACTCCACAAAAGGCAATTTATTTTTACCAGGGAGACAATGGTTGTGCACTACAGGACAGGAACTTCATGCAGTACAGACAGGATGGGCTCGCGAAGTTTAAATGGCAATAATTTTGCCCATCTCTTCCTCGATGTCAGTGACATTTAGAGAATAGCTCCCGCTTGGAGTTTTAGTTCCAAGTGAATCCAAATATTCAAAGTCTTGAACAAACATCTTTATTTTGTCAAGTTTACCCGTCTTCACtgccctgtttttttctttttcttttctttctttcatcaaacCAGCTCACTCAAAGCTAGGCCCAAATGTGGCAACTGTTTACAAGCACCTATTGCGTATAAAGAAACTGCGTGCATTTTCAGCGTTCGAGATGTGTCTCTGTCCAGTCACCGCAGAAGAGGAAGGCCAGTCACATATATGAAGAAAAGCTGGGCACGTCCCTTCCCTCAGAAGCAGCAAAGCATGCCCACAGAGACGTCACTGCCCTCTaggctgtttcttttcctcctcactCATATAACTGGGAGCAGTATCCGACATAGCCCTGTCTTCTCCTTACCAATTCCTTACTACAGGGAGGAGGACAGAAGGGAAGTGTCTGAGACCATGTGCATGTTGTGTGAGAGAGAGAACACAACAGAAAACGGGTGAAAGCAAGTCACAAAGGCAGGTGGAGAACAGCAGCACCCAAAAGTACTGCTCTCCTGGCTGAACAGAAATACTCGGGATTTTGAAAGGCCTGAGTTTGACTTACGGGCAGAGACTTCAAAGGAATCAAATTTGATCGGCTGTATGTAATTAACTAGGCTGGACATTTCCTCGTACGCTGTCACTTCCAAACCAGCAGTGCCCTgagcagaaaacaaaatccaagagAAGACAGATGGAGAGACCTTTCCAAGAGATGAAACAAAACACACTTGGGCGTCACGATCAAAGAACTCTGGTGGCTGCCCCAGCCAGAGCACACCAGTTCCTTTGGCTTCCTGGTCGTACAATTACATTGTGGGCAGCGTAGTCAGGGGCACAGAGTTTCTAAGTAGCttggaaaaaacctgaaatgagGCATATGGAGAGGTATCAATATGTAAGAAGCCCAGGACCTCTTTTACCTCGCAGGGCATGCACCCTGGGGCAAACTGGAgacattgttttcccttctctctgaGCAATACTAGGCAGATGGAAAtaggaaatggatttttttttttattcaagggAATGCAgatctcctccttcccccttcagCAGAAGCACTTCATGTTTTGCTAACTACTTTTATCAGACTAAGGCTAAGAATCACCAAACAGCTTGAAGGCAAGCAATTATCTCCAAATCATGCAGAATATCAAAGGCAGAGTCAGAAATAATCACTCTTCTGCCATATTCTCTATGCTAGCAACATCATTTCTCTTACTCAGTTTCTCCTGCAAAAATCGTGTTGCATGGGAAAAGGAAAGCCCCCGACTGGCCATAGCGCTGCATTTTGGGTTCATCTCTATTCAATGTGGTCAGGCCCCAGAGAAAACTGGAGGCCAGAAAAACcccagaaaaggaacagaaacaacAGTGACAGTACCTCATCTGACtgcatctttttaatttcctcttcatCCAGGTTTCCGAGATGTTCATCCTCGTCCTCTGGTTCCTCTTCAACCACATCACCTGCCCAGACTAACACACACAGCCCACATCAGCACTACGGATCAGTAGCACACTGAGACAAGACACTGCGGATTGCTAGCAATGGGGAGCTCTGCAAAACCTCACAATCAAGTCCTGCAGGACCAAGAAGTGGAAGAATCATACAATTTTATTAGCCAAATCCAAACAGGAACCAGCACACTCAAGAGACCAAATCATTCCTCCTGCAGGCTTCCCTCATACCCCAGGAGTGACAACCACAGCGCTGTTTTCCCCACCAAGATCACACACATTCATGGGAATAAATGGCCATTTCTAGGTGCTCTGTAGTGGCGCTCAGCTTGTCTTCAATGACTTTATGTGCTCCTACCATGACAGGGACTGAAAATTCACTGGTTCTACCACAGGCTCCCTGAGCCCAAGAGGTGACAGCCTCGAgactggaggaggggaggaaggtggGGCTTAAGGTTCTATAAACCTTCACGAACCTCACAGTGAAGAAATAGGCCATGGTGAATTTGTGGTTATCAGAGAGCTACAAGCAGTAAAAAATTATCCATCATCAAGCCAACAGCCGGTGTGTATCAATGAATTACCAACTCATGCAGCCACGTGACTTCGAGCAGGCTGAAGAGTCGACTGATGGGCAGGGCATACGCTGATTGTCTCTTCTGGTTGGAATGAAGcgtttaaaaatattctgaagatttAATTTCTCTTCGAAGCTTATGCTGCTTCTTGAGATAACTGAATTAGTGACTAGTACTGGCTTGCCTCAAGCTAGTATTGGGTGATTTGGAAAGTCTCCAGGGGGCTAAACTTGCTCATCTAGCTATACTAGTCCCATTTCCCCTTCAGACATACCAGTATCTTCAGCATCCATTGGCATTGGCTGCTCAGTGATTTCTGGTTCCACATTCCTCCCTTTCTTCAAAGAGTTCTGCCTCTTCCCAGATACagattgtttctttttgttcttaatCAAGATTTTCCCTAAGAGATCCTTAGGACTTGGCAAAGGAACTCCGGGCTTCAGCTGCAACAGATAAACTTCATACTGAATTTTCATCACGAAGACAGAATACA
Encoded here:
- the PLCB2 gene encoding 1-phosphatidylinositol 4,5-bisphosphate phosphodiesterase beta-2 isoform X5, coding for MQLNAEGKIPVRNIFQMFPADRKRVEAALSACHLPKGKNDAINPEDFPETVYKTFLMNLCPRPEIDEIFTSHHLKAKPYMTKEHLAKFINKKQRDSRLNDILFPPAKPEQVQSLIEKYEPSGINIQRGQLSPEGMVWFLCGPENNVIALDKLVLYQDMTQPLSHYFINSSHNTYLTAGQFSGISSPEMYRQTLLAGCRCVELDCWKGRPPDEEPIITHGFTMTTEILFKDAIEAIAESAFKTSLYPVILSFENHVDSPKQQAKMAEYCRTIFGDMLLTEPLEKYPLKPGVPLPSPKDLLGKILIKNKKKQSVSGKRQNSLKKGRNVEPEITEQPMPMDAEDTVWAGDVVEEEPEDEDEHLGNLDEEEIKKMQSDEGTAGLEVTAYEEMSSLVNYIQPIKFDSFEVSAQKNRSYVISSFTELKAYDLLTKFPVQFVEYNKRQMSRIYPKGTRMDSSNYLPQMFWNVGCQMVALNFQTMDVPMQQNMALFEFNGQCGYLLKHEFMRRPDKQFDPFSVDRIDVVVASTLSVTILSGQFLSDRSVKTYVEVELFGLPRDTKRKYRTKLTSTANSINPVWKEEAFVFEKIMMPELASLKIVAWEEGGKFIGHRVIPVIAVHSGYHHICLRSESNMPLTMPSLFVYLEVKDYVPDAWADLTIALSNPIKFFSLQDKRSVKLKDGSGERPGTQRNFPSAETNGIPDSPRKFSAPLSNGPAGAAALAKEENVIEVMQIAEPQTASLAELQQIKVFLKLLKRQEKELRELERRGSKRREELLQKYSVLFSESVCYGGKKRNARKTQKKRSLTPGDVGTRANPVEMAESIDSRVLELRERLEMDLIQLGEEHHDGIRRKKEQHATEQVMKITELAREKQAAELKALKDSSESNIKDIKKKLEAKRVDRIQTMMRNTSDKAAQERLKKEINNSHIQEVVQTIKLVTEKTARYQQKLEEKQADNLRTIKEKESQLQQEALAEYEEKLRSLNMEVQELVKNYAKAGFPGEPETQKEAVQSVPEGEQGSAEQLEEKTPVAEASRLETALPEPPGAETDVEVEESIL
- the PLCB2 gene encoding 1-phosphatidylinositol 4,5-bisphosphate phosphodiesterase beta-2 isoform X4 — encoded protein: MAIVRNPLTYNASRYTFLEKILVKLKMQLNAEGKIPVRNIFQMFPADRKRVEAALSACHLPKGKNDAINPEDFPETVYKTFLMNLCPRPEIDEIFTSHHLKAKPYMTKEHLAKFINKKQRDSRLNDILFPPAKPEQVQSLIEKYEPSGINIQRGQLSPEGMVWFLCGPENNVIALDKLVLYQDMTQPLSHYFINSSHNTYLTAGQFSGISSPEMYRQTLLAGCRCVELDCWKGRPPDEEPIITHGFTMTTEILFKDAIEAIAESAFKTSLYPVILSFENHVDSPKQQAKMAEYCRTIFGDMLLTEPLEKYPLKPGVPLPSPKDLLGKILIKNKKKQSVSGKRQNSLKKGRNVEPEITEQPMPMDAEDTVWAGDVVEEEPEDEDEHLGNLDEEEIKKMQSDEGTAGLEVTAYEEMSSLVNYIQPIKFDSFEVSAQKNRSYVISSFTELKAYDLLTKFPVQFVEYNKRQMSRIYPKGTRMDSSNYLPQMFWNVGCQMVALNFQTMDVPMQQNMALFEFNGQCGYLLKHEFMRRPDKQFDPFSVDRIDVVVASTLSVTILSGQFLSDRSVKTYVEVELFGLPRDTKRKYRTKLTSTANSINPVWKEEAFVFEKIMMPELASLKIVAWEEGGKFIGHRVIPVIAVHSGYHHICLRSESNMPLTMPSLFVYLEVKDYVPDAWADLTIALSNPIKFFSLQDKRSVKLKDGSGERPGTQRNFPSAETNGIPDSPRKFSAPLSNGPAGAAALAKEENVIEVMQIAEPQTASLAELQQIKVFLKLLKRQEKELRELERRGSKRREELLQKYSVLFSESVCYGGKKRNARKTQKKRSLTPGDVGTRANPVEMAESIDSRVLELRERLEMDLIQLGEEHHDGIRRKKEQHATEQVMKITELAREKQAAELKALKDSSESNIKDIKKKLEAKRVDRIQTMMRNTSDKAAQERLKKEINNSHIQEVVQTIKLVTEKTARYQQKLEEKQADNLRTIKEKESQLQQEALAEYEEKLRSLNMEVQELVKNYAKAGFPGEPETQKEAVQSVPEGEQGSAEQLEEKTPVAEASRLETALPEPPGAETDVEVEESIL